The Desulfonatronum sp. SC1 genomic interval CCGCCTGAAAAATTTACGGCAAGTGCAACGCCTGTCTCGTGTGCGTAGATAGTAGATGACCAATACCAATAAGGCGCCACCGTCATTAAATTCTTGCACGGTGAATCGTACAGGCCCAGCAATTCCTGTCCGTCCGGCAGGCGCCACCCGGTGTGCCCGTCCGGTGCAAAATGAGATGCAGTCTTCTCAGCGCCCCACCAGTCATGGGTTTGGTCCGTATTCTTTTGCCATACCAGTCCAGCGCCGTTGTCCGTCACGGTCCCGTTTCCATTGTCCACACATCGCTCGGCAAAAGCCGTGCCGGACATGCCCATCCCGACCAGGCAGAGCGTCAATGTGATGGCCACGATTTTCGTGTACGTTTTGATGCTGTGTTGCATGTTCGTTTTCTCCTGTTTGGGTGTTGAAAAGTCCTTAAGATGCAATTACTTGCATTCGCTGATGGAGCCCTGGGCGCACTGCCTGCCGTCGGTCCATGTGGCCCCGGACAGGTTGGCTCCTTTCAGGTTGGTCCCGGCCAGGTTGGCCCCGGACAGGTCGGCTCCGATCAGGTTGGCATCACTCAGTGGGGCCCCGGCCAGTTCGCAGCCACTGCAGGCATTCGTATCCCGCAGCTTTTTCAGATCCGCGTGATCCCACGCCCCGGCCTGCCCGACGGTCAGCAGGCAACCCAGCGCCGCCATAGCCGTTATCGCCCAAATCTTTCTGCTCCAGATGTTCAGGAGAAACCTCCGTGGTTTGTTGTTGATGTTCTTCTGTATATAATGCACGATCCAAGCCACAACAAAAAAGCATAATTCCAGTATGTTGCAAAAAGTTGCCAACCAGTTCACAGCGCACTGTTTGCGCCTATTGCGTTGGCAGTGCCAACATTACTGGCGGGGTCGGCTGGCACGGTCCGGCTGGCACGGTCCGGCTTGCACCGACCAGGGCGGCGTGGCCGTCACGAAACTTGCCAGCAGGATAGATGGCGGTGATGAAACAGCGTGGCGACACGTTTTCACCTTCATGCCTGGAAATGAGTTTGTCTTTTGATCCCGGCCCG includes:
- a CDS encoding DUF1566 domain-containing protein: MQHSIKTYTKIVAITLTLCLVGMGMSGTAFAERCVDNGNGTVTDNGAGLVWQKNTDQTHDWWGAEKTASHFAPDGHTGWRLPDGQELLGLYDSPCKNLMTVAPYWYWSSTIYAHETGVALAVNFSGGNFWQPRGNGYYVRAVRQAK
- a CDS encoding pentapeptide repeat-containing protein — protein: MAALGCLLTVGQAGAWDHADLKKLRDTNACSGCELAGAPLSDANLIGADLSGANLAGTNLKGANLSGATWTDGRQCAQGSISECK